From Parasphaerochaeta coccoides DSM 17374, a single genomic window includes:
- a CDS encoding fimbrillin family protein — protein sequence MRKNGIVFASILLVLFVFVSCDSKVCVSHSNEVRFTSEIGRKATADCERCGQHKYYRQVKGEERRQRLSSGDSEWQANDAVGIYMLEHGTGTAATAAPERANRHYTADTAFQTSGFTPADNANTLKWDDISNPPTTHFDFIAYYPYVSPIANTTALPINVYPGSGEQDTGKADFLWGRTDNVQNNTSTVRLKLDHALSRLLVNIKPSTTVDATAINDATSGFTATVKGLNTKTAINLNDGTLDAASVIESIVMKDISADTLTATERAAGKRQFEGVLIPTAHSTALLNALDLEFVLTDGSGTDTAYTWKATSVADKDKHLIHFDAGKQHIYTMTLNASDGTVGKIEIGIEDWDTGDGGNWGAIKEYKEYHVSFDGNGATSGDVPKWIQCYAGNTVIVPGPGTLRKNGKYSFDGWDTASNGTGVRYAANSSFIMPAHDMTLHAIWRMEGGVKSVSAGQYHTMILKNDDTLWGTGSNGSGEVGTGTINLIKTPVKVMSNIAAVSAGDEHTIIMQNDGSVFATGNNTYGQLGDGTKIQRRTPVKITSMGRDATAVFSKSNHTMILKKDGTLWATGLNTYGQLGDGTKTNRSTPAKVMSAVVAVSTGNNHTMILKKDGTLWGIGNNLTGQLGDGTKTTAYTPVKVMGNVAAVSAGNNHTMILKKDGTLWATGSNAEGQLGNVGIATVTSTPVQVMRDVAAVSAGSQNTMILKNDGTLWATGLNDRGQLGDGTKTNKTTPVKVMTNVAAVSAGNNHTMILKKDGTLWGTGSNANGQLGDGTTTDRSRPVQIIF from the coding sequence GTGAGAAAAAATGGGATTGTTTTTGCAAGCATCCTCTTGGTGCTTTTCGTCTTTGTTTCATGCGACAGCAAAGTATGTGTTTCACATTCCAACGAAGTACGCTTCACCTCAGAGATAGGGCGCAAGGCCACGGCTGATTGTGAACGATGTGGACAACACAAGTATTACCGACAGGTAAAAGGAGAGGAACGAAGGCAGCGCCTTAGTTCCGGTGATTCCGAATGGCAAGCCAATGATGCTGTCGGCATCTACATGCTGGAACATGGTACTGGCACGGCAGCTACTGCCGCCCCAGAACGTGCAAACAGACACTACACGGCTGACACGGCCTTCCAGACTTCCGGCTTCACTCCTGCTGATAATGCCAACACCTTGAAGTGGGACGACATCTCCAATCCTCCCACTACACACTTCGACTTCATCGCCTACTATCCTTACGTGTCTCCCATCGCCAATACCACGGCTCTGCCCATAAATGTCTATCCGGGTTCCGGGGAACAGGATACCGGAAAGGCTGACTTCCTGTGGGGACGCACCGACAATGTACAGAACAATACATCAACGGTACGGCTGAAACTTGACCACGCTCTTTCCCGTCTGCTGGTCAACATCAAGCCGAGCACGACTGTTGACGCCACAGCTATCAATGATGCTACCAGTGGATTTACTGCTACGGTCAAAGGTTTGAACACGAAAACCGCAATCAACCTGAATGACGGAACCTTGGATGCTGCCAGCGTCATTGAGTCTATTGTCATGAAGGACATTTCCGCCGATACGCTTACCGCCACGGAAAGAGCCGCGGGAAAGCGCCAGTTTGAAGGTGTGTTGATACCTACGGCTCACTCCACTGCTTTATTGAATGCCCTGGACCTGGAGTTTGTCCTGACTGATGGTAGTGGCACTGATACTGCATACACATGGAAAGCGACGTCCGTAGCGGACAAAGATAAACACCTGATTCACTTTGACGCGGGCAAACAGCATATCTACACCATGACACTGAATGCGAGTGACGGCACCGTCGGCAAAATCGAAATTGGAATCGAGGACTGGGACACCGGTGACGGCGGGAACTGGGGTGCAATCAAGGAATACAAGGAATACCACGTCTCTTTTGATGGCAACGGAGCCACGAGTGGAGACGTACCGAAATGGATACAGTGTTATGCGGGCAACACAGTCATAGTGCCGGGTCCCGGAACGCTGAGGAAGAATGGTAAATATTCTTTCGATGGATGGGATACGGCTTCTAACGGCACGGGAGTCCGGTATGCCGCCAACTCCTCCTTCATCATGCCCGCCCATGACATGACGCTCCATGCAATCTGGCGAATGGAGGGAGGAGTCAAGTCTGTCTCCGCTGGACAGTATCACACGATGATCCTGAAGAATGACGACACACTCTGGGGAACCGGAAGCAACGGTTCTGGAGAAGTGGGTACCGGCACCATAAACCTCATAAAGACGCCTGTGAAGGTCATGAGTAATATCGCGGCTGTCTCGGCTGGAGACGAACACACGATAATCATGCAGAATGACGGTTCAGTCTTTGCGACAGGGAACAACACATATGGTCAATTGGGTGACGGTACCAAGATCCAGAGAAGAACGCCCGTGAAAATCACATCAATGGGTCGTGATGCCACGGCTGTCTTCTCCAAATCAAATCATACGATGATCCTGAAGAAAGATGGCACGCTCTGGGCGACAGGACTCAACACATATGGTCAACTGGGTGACGGCACCAAGACAAACAGAAGCACGCCCGCGAAGGTCATGAGTGCTGTCGTGGCCGTCTCCACCGGAAACAATCACACGATGATTCTGAAGAAGGACGGCACGCTCTGGGGGATAGGAAACAACTTAACTGGACAATTAGGTGACGGAACCAAAACAACCGCATACACACCTGTGAAGGTCATGGGAAATGTCGCTGCCGTCTCCGCCGGAAACAATCATACGATGATCCTGAAGAAGGACGGTACGCTCTGGGCGACAGGAAGCAACGCGGAGGGACAACTGGGTAACGTCGGCATTGCGACCGTCACAAGCACGCCAGTACAGGTCATGAGGGATGTCGCTGCCGTCTCCGCTGGATCCCAAAACACGATGATCCTGAAGAATGACGGGACGCTCTGGGCGACAGGACTCAACGATCGTGGACAACTGGGTGACGGCACCAAGACAAACAAAACTACGCCCGTGAAAGTCATGACAAATGTCGCGGCTGTCTCCGCCGGAAACAATCACACAATGATTCTGAAGAAGGACGGCACGCTCTGGGGGACTGGAAGCAACGCAAACGGGCAATTGGGTGACGGCACTACGACAGACAGAAGTAGGCCTGTACAAATCATCTTTTGA
- the purB gene encoding adenylosuccinate lyase has translation MSTYSHDTFISPFTWRYGSSAMREIWSEIHKRTLQRRLWIALARAQETAGIVTAAQVKELETHKDDIDIDEASRIEAEIHHDLMAEIKVFASQCPTAGSIIHLGATSMDVLDNVDAVRIKESLDIIEAKLMSLMGAFVTKMETTAAIPCMAFTHIQPAEPTTIGYRLAQTAQDLMDDLEDLRHVRSTIRGKGMKGAVGTAASYAELLKGTGVSPWQMETAVMKEMGIQAFDAATQIYSRTQDVRVINLLATIAASLYKFSLDFRLLQSPPIGEWSEPFAAKQVGSSAMPFKRNPIHNEKIDSLCRYVSGLPAVAWQNAAHTMLERTLDDSANRRILLPEAFLATDEALSTAAKVVSGMNLHEAGISRNLASYGVFSATERVLMELGRRGADRQEMHEVIREHSLRAWADVQNGRENTLAESLATAPEIAGYMEPEEVQGLMVADSYVGDAPERTWMVIARIRKAIS, from the coding sequence ATGTCCACCTATTCCCATGATACGTTCATTTCACCCTTCACCTGGCGGTATGGTTCGTCCGCCATGCGGGAAATCTGGTCGGAGATTCACAAGCGCACGTTGCAGAGACGCCTCTGGATAGCCCTTGCCCGCGCTCAGGAGACTGCCGGAATCGTCACGGCGGCACAAGTCAAGGAACTTGAAACACACAAAGATGACATTGACATAGACGAAGCATCCCGCATTGAAGCGGAAATCCATCACGACCTGATGGCCGAAATCAAAGTCTTTGCCTCCCAGTGTCCCACCGCGGGAAGTATCATCCACCTGGGCGCGACAAGCATGGACGTGCTGGACAACGTGGACGCTGTCCGCATCAAAGAAAGCTTGGACATCATAGAAGCAAAACTCATGTCTCTCATGGGCGCATTCGTCACAAAAATGGAAACCACTGCCGCAATCCCCTGCATGGCATTCACCCACATCCAGCCAGCTGAACCCACCACAATTGGTTACCGCCTTGCCCAGACAGCCCAGGACCTCATGGACGACCTTGAAGACCTGAGACATGTCCGTTCCACAATCAGAGGAAAAGGAATGAAGGGAGCCGTAGGAACCGCGGCAAGCTATGCCGAGCTGCTCAAGGGAACCGGAGTCTCCCCCTGGCAGATGGAAACGGCGGTAATGAAGGAAATGGGAATACAGGCATTCGATGCCGCGACCCAAATTTACAGCCGTACACAGGATGTCAGGGTCATCAACCTCCTGGCGACAATCGCCGCATCCCTGTACAAGTTCTCCCTTGATTTCCGCCTGCTCCAAAGCCCTCCCATAGGAGAATGGAGTGAGCCGTTCGCCGCCAAACAGGTTGGTTCATCCGCAATGCCCTTCAAGCGCAATCCCATACACAACGAAAAGATTGACAGCCTCTGCCGCTATGTATCCGGACTCCCCGCCGTGGCATGGCAGAATGCCGCGCATACCATGCTGGAACGAACCCTTGACGACAGCGCAAACCGCCGCATTCTTCTTCCCGAAGCATTTCTTGCAACGGATGAAGCATTATCCACTGCCGCAAAGGTCGTCAGCGGCATGAATCTTCATGAAGCGGGAATTTCACGGAACCTTGCCTCTTACGGCGTGTTCTCCGCCACCGAACGAGTATTGATGGAACTGGGACGCAGGGGCGCAGACAGGCAGGAAATGCATGAAGTGATCAGAGAACATTCCCTCAGAGCCTGGGCAGATGTCCAGAACGGACGAGAGAATACCCTGGCCGAATCCCTTGCCACGGCACCAGAAATCGCTGGCTACATGGAACCGGAAGAAGTCCAGGGACTGATGGTGGCGGATTCCTATGTCGGGGACGCTCCGGAAAGAACCTGGATGGTCATAGCACGGATACGGAAAGCCATTTCCTGA
- a CDS encoding YqaA family protein: MGDDQNSEYRNEDTEKPMITSKKEKIAAFFKKFTFDDFISTEGELNWVFIVRRGAVLVLIFILFYLAIMYVTTRHFEQFAHNISTTMGSWGVALVAAIDGMVMAPVSADILFPFIVQSRWTIVRVMMFMGLASAVGGYCGYWIGRLFDKVPFVRRMIDSIPDKVNRLAKRYGAWAVALSGLLPIPFSAICLLAGVLKVPHLSALTAMLTRIPRMGIYYLLFAAGGKLVSFL, from the coding sequence ATGGGTGATGACCAGAATAGTGAGTACAGGAATGAAGACACCGAAAAACCAATGATTACAAGCAAAAAAGAAAAGATTGCTGCTTTCTTCAAGAAATTCACCTTTGATGATTTCATTTCAACGGAAGGGGAATTGAACTGGGTTTTTATCGTGCGCAGGGGAGCAGTCCTTGTCCTGATTTTTATCCTGTTCTATCTGGCAATCATGTATGTCACTACGCGGCATTTTGAACAGTTCGCTCACAACATCAGCACTACCATGGGCTCATGGGGTGTCGCGTTGGTTGCCGCCATTGATGGTATGGTCATGGCTCCGGTGAGCGCCGACATCCTTTTTCCCTTCATTGTTCAATCCCGATGGACCATAGTACGTGTCATGATGTTCATGGGACTGGCATCGGCAGTAGGTGGGTACTGCGGATACTGGATAGGTCGTCTTTTTGACAAAGTACCGTTTGTCCGCAGGATGATTGATTCAATCCCGGACAAGGTGAATCGTCTGGCAAAGCGTTATGGAGCATGGGCAGTGGCTCTGAGCGGCTTGTTGCCTATCCCGTTCTCCGCCATATGCCTGCTTGCTGGTGTACTGAAAGTGCCGCATCTCTCCGCGTTGACAGCTATGTTGACGAGAATACCCCGTATGGGAATTTATTATCTCCTGTTTGCCGCAGGAGGGAAGTTGGTCAGTTTTCTATAA
- a CDS encoding alanyl-tRNA editing protein, which produces MMNKDFFHILPYSRSLTAHVAAVDSWKNQPALVLDCTIFYPEGGGQPGDRGIIRKRGIDKGDSLTVQVVATITDEASRILHILDKETSLVPGDDVTLELDWGHRYAYMQMHTAQHMISGLAHTLFGIGTLSVHQGAEGLTIETDRSDIPMETIIILEEAVTCAIHRDIPVISREVSHAEATRLGLRRSIKVEGDVRIVSIEGIDLMACGGVHVARTGEVRAVRYAGSESVRSHVRMKWLTGDSVLETERQARAIIGELTTVLSAPPEDIVSSVTALQVSAMQSRHQAEQAMEEAAFLHLLAKAASTPDTYGGTPVVTWDVPAASFMELKHVAAAIPACGSIILCATRETEGKTAWCIALKDAACNFETIRTEVLLPLGAKGGGKSPLWQGIAPVPAVRLIEDFLNFMKKNKSDRG; this is translated from the coding sequence ATGATGAACAAAGATTTCTTCCATATCCTTCCATACTCCCGTAGCCTGACGGCGCATGTAGCAGCCGTGGATTCATGGAAGAATCAACCTGCCCTCGTACTGGATTGTACTATTTTCTACCCCGAAGGAGGTGGTCAGCCCGGCGACAGGGGCATCATCAGAAAGCGCGGCATCGACAAAGGTGATTCCCTCACTGTCCAGGTTGTTGCCACCATCACAGATGAGGCTTCCCGCATCCTGCATATCCTTGATAAAGAGACATCCTTGGTTCCGGGTGATGATGTCACGCTTGAGCTTGACTGGGGACATCGGTACGCCTACATGCAGATGCATACTGCCCAACATATGATCAGTGGTTTGGCACATACGCTTTTCGGTATCGGCACGCTCTCCGTTCATCAGGGAGCGGAGGGGCTGACCATTGAGACTGACCGTTCCGATATTCCCATGGAAACAATCATCATCCTGGAGGAAGCTGTAACCTGCGCAATACACCGTGATATTCCTGTCATCAGCCGTGAAGTGAGCCATGCGGAAGCCACGCGCCTTGGTCTGCGTCGTTCCATCAAGGTCGAGGGGGATGTCCGCATTGTGTCCATCGAAGGCATCGACCTGATGGCATGCGGAGGCGTCCATGTGGCAAGAACCGGGGAAGTCCGTGCCGTGCGATATGCTGGTTCCGAGTCGGTACGCTCTCATGTGCGTATGAAATGGCTCACCGGAGATTCTGTCCTGGAAACCGAACGTCAGGCACGGGCCATCATAGGGGAATTGACCACCGTGCTATCCGCCCCTCCGGAAGATATTGTTTCCTCCGTGACAGCCCTGCAAGTTTCCGCGATGCAGAGCCGTCATCAGGCGGAACAGGCCATGGAGGAAGCCGCGTTCCTTCATCTGCTGGCAAAGGCAGCCTCCACTCCCGACACATACGGCGGGACGCCTGTCGTGACCTGGGACGTGCCCGCGGCGTCTTTCATGGAGTTGAAACACGTGGCAGCGGCCATACCAGCCTGTGGCTCCATCATCCTCTGCGCAACCCGTGAAACAGAGGGAAAGACGGCATGGTGCATTGCGTTGAAGGATGCCGCATGTAATTTTGAGACAATCCGTACAGAAGTCTTGCTTCCTTTGGGAGCAAAGGGCGGCGGGAAAAGCCCTCTGTGGCAAGGCATCGCGCCTGTGCCAGCTGTTCGTTTGATAGAAGATTTTCTGAACTTCATGAAGAAAAACAAATCAGATAGAGGATGA
- a CDS encoding DUF6657 family protein encodes MARIKSALEIALERTKDIEIDAEKISRDRLITEGRRLSGGFLSDITRKSEDFLSAYEAYPSSAKAAVREGVLTTLLSNISLPQADQHDASADRLRTLIVALAGEKPEAMGLFDQIIGFYNQYITVQKELLDRLKQQYQPTLEQRQAAMRKQYGSNFTLKAEQDPDFIKLLERNYKQLDAQYGQALDQAKTQLKELLG; translated from the coding sequence ATGGCACGTATAAAATCCGCGTTGGAAATAGCCTTGGAACGCACCAAGGACATAGAAATTGACGCCGAGAAGATTTCCCGCGACCGACTCATTACGGAAGGCAGACGCCTGTCAGGAGGTTTCCTGTCCGATATCACCAGGAAGTCCGAGGATTTCCTGTCCGCATATGAAGCCTATCCCTCATCTGCCAAAGCCGCGGTCAGGGAAGGCGTACTCACCACCCTGCTGTCAAATATCTCCTTGCCCCAGGCCGACCAACATGACGCCTCCGCGGACAGGTTGAGAACCCTCATAGTAGCTCTGGCAGGCGAGAAGCCTGAAGCCATGGGACTTTTTGACCAGATTATCGGCTTCTACAACCAGTACATCACTGTCCAGAAAGAACTCCTTGATCGCCTCAAGCAACAGTACCAACCGACCCTTGAACAGAGACAGGCAGCGATGCGCAAGCAGTACGGTTCCAATTTCACCTTGAAAGCAGAACAGGATCCGGACTTCATCAAACTGCTGGAGCGCAACTACAAGCAACTGGACGCACAGTACGGACAGGCACTCGACCAAGCAAAAACCCAGCTTAAGGAACTTCTCGGCTGA